A genome region from Manis pentadactyla isolate mManPen7 chromosome 5, mManPen7.hap1, whole genome shotgun sequence includes the following:
- the TACC3 gene encoding transforming acidic coiled-coil-containing protein 3 isoform X1, whose translation MSLQIFNDKNVTGDKSTENCDFLFLPPELTGRSTVLRLSQKENVPPKSTAKAMKASVLCLGKVTFQTPLRDPQTHRILSPSMSSQFELCFALDDTIGLENSHQIWTQKENQQFAKEVDTKTTNGIQQKPAVADANPPPGHLRPASEDRCSSRPTSAPLTSLGPSGSSQMLESPQHRAASPGQMSGSLGRSSEEGAHSSSSEWSVTSASDVLEDPPGTAPQDRPEDTPRAAGGGWGCISASSPTLPHGAHPQGARGEGPLAGLPGEAPARPEDASGPENTAPASPQEAEGAMSPRPQAEGASGRRADPSPGRPARLEFDFSDQASSERSPPPGTLGKRPGLKAPLRGPEAGQKEALTEASKGPILPPWGSHILDWDKLDDPSFDLSRGGGEAWPSQQPKSRSARPVAKQLSIGPMAAEDLPLSQQVPEASVDSMPLVTTSSGTTEATGEEGTTDSSGALAPSNSPGSEPSALPATPACPAPQRGPEPTMDPEEEHFRDPAEVLGVGAEVDYLEQFGTSSFKESALRKQSLYLKFDPLLKDSPQRPAAAAPKSSSMQVADAPSLEGPEVKLVELDSPGAAGVPVLCPPLCVLGPLQPPLGPIVDVLQYSQRDLDAAVEAVQKENLLLQSQCEALHAKNLEMGKIMDGFEGIVYQAMEEAQKQKELSKAEIQKVLKEKDQLATDLSSMEKSFSDLFKRFEKQKEAIEGYRANEESLKKCVQDYIVRIEKEGQRYQALKAHAEEKLRLANEEIAQVRSKAQAEALAFQASLRKEQTRIHSLETAVEQKTKENDELTRICDDLISKMEKI comes from the exons ATGAGTCTGCAGATCTTCAATGACAAAAATGTCACTGGTGACAAAAGTACAGAAAACTGTGACTTCCTGTTTTTACCACCAGAACTTACCGGAAGATCTACTGTTCTTCGTCTGTCACAGAAAGAAAATGTGCCACCCAAGAGCACTGCCAAAGCAATGAAGGCAAGCGTGTTGTGCCTGGGGAAG GTAACTTTTCAGACACCTCTGAGGGACCCACAGACACACCGAATTTTAAGTCCTAGCATGAGCAGCCAGTTTGAGCTTTGTTTTGCTCTGGATGACACCATTGGATTAGAAAACTCCCATCAAATCTGGACCCAGAAAGAGAA CCAACAGTTTGCTAAGGAAGTGGACACCAAAACAACCAATGGAATTCAACAGAAACCAGCAGTGGCTGATGCCAACCCACCTCCAGGGCACTTGAGACCAGCCTCTGAAGATAGGTGTTCCAGCAGACCCACCTCAGCTCCCCTGACTAGCCTGGGTCCCTCCGGCTCTTCCCAGATGCTGGAAAGTCCTCAACACCGAGCGGCATCCCCAGGACAGATGTCTGGGAGCCTTGGACGATCCTCCGAGGAAGGTGCTCACTCCTCCTCCTCAGAGTGGAGTGTCACGTCTGCCTCTGACGTCCTGGAAGACCCTCCTGGAACAGCGCCCCAGGATAGACCAGAGGACACCCCCAGAGCCGCTGGAGGAGGCTGGGGCTGCATCTCTGCTTCCTCACCCACCTTGCCACATGGTGCTCACCCTCAGGGAGCACGCGGAGAAGGGCCCCTCGCAGGCCTGCCTGGCGAAGCCCCAGCCCGCCCTGAGGATGCTTCTGGCCCCGAGAACACTGCCCCAGCCAGCCCTCAGGAGGCCGAGGGGGCCATGTCTCCACGTCCTCAGGCGGAAGGGGCCAGCGGCCGGAGGGCCGACCCCTCGCCAGGCAGGCCTGCGAGGCTAGAATTTGACTTCTCTGACCAGGCCTCCAGCGAAAGGTCACCCCCACCAGGGACCCTGGGGAAGAGACCTGGCCTCAAAGCCCCTTTGAGAGGGCCAGAAGCAGGGCAGAAAGAGGCCCTCACAGAGGCAAGCAAGGGTCCCATTCTGCCTCCCTGGGGATCTCACATCCTGGACTGGGACAAGCTGGATGACCCAAGCTTCGACCTGTCCAGAGGTGGTGGGGAGGCCTGGCCCTCGCAGCAGCCCAAGAGCAGGTCAGCCAGGCCTGTGGCCAAGCAGCTGAGCATTGGCCCCATGGCCGCAGAGGACTTGCCTTTGAGCCA GCAGGTGCCAGAAGCCTCAGTGGACAGCATGCCCCTGGTGACGACCTCATCAGGGACAACAGAAGCGACGGGTGAG GAGGGGACCACGGATTCTTCGGGTGCACTGGCCCCCTCCAACAGCCCAGGCAGCGAGCCCTCGGCCCTGCCTGCCACTCCGGCATGCCCTGCTCCTCAGCGGGGGCCAGAGCCCACCATGGACCCAGAGGAGGAGCACTTCCGAGACCCGGCCGAGG TTCTAGGCGTGGGGGCCGAGGTGGATTACCTGGAGCAGTTTGGGACATCCTCA TTCAAGGAGTCGGCCCTGCGGAAGCAGTCCTTGTACCTCAAATTTGACCCGCTCCTGAAGGACAGCCCTCAGAGGCCGGCAGCTGCAGCCCCCAAGAGCAGCAG CATGCAGGTGGCAGACGCACCTTCTTTGGAAGGTCCTGAAGTGAAGCTGGTGGAACTTGACTCCCCCGGAGCTGCAGGTGTCCCT GTGCTGTGCCCCCCTCTGTGTGTTCTCGGGCCCCTGCAGCCACCCCTGGGCCCCATCGTGGACGTGCTGCAGTACAGCCAGAGGGACCTGGATGCGGCA GTGGAGGCGGTTCAGAAGGAGAACCTGCTGCTGCAGAGCCAGTGTGAGGCCCTGCATGCCAAGAACCTGGAGATGGG GAAGATCATGGACGGGTTTGAGGGGATCGTGTACCAGGCGATGG AGGAGGCTCAGAAACAGAAGGAGCTCTCCAAAGCTGAGATCCAGAAGGTTCTGAAAGAAAAAGACCAACTGGCCACAGACCTGAGTTCCATGGAGAAGTCGTTCTCTGACCTTTTCAAGCGGTTTGAGAAGCAGAAGGAGGCGATCGAAGGCTACCGTGCG AACGAAGAATCGCTGAAGAAGTGTGTCCAGGACTACATAGTCAGGATTGAAAAGGAAGGCCAGAGGTACCAGGCACTGAAGGCCCACGCGGAGGAGAAACTCAGGCT GGCCAATGAGGAGATCGCCCAGGTCCGGAGCAAGGCCCAGGCAGAGGCCCTGGCCTTCCAGGCAAGCCTGCGGAAGGAGCAGACACGCATCCACTCACTGGAGACGGCTGTGGAGCAGAAG ACTAAAGAGAATGATGAACTGACACGGATCTGTGACGACCTCATTTCCAAGATGGAGAAGATCTGA
- the TACC3 gene encoding transforming acidic coiled-coil-containing protein 3 isoform X2, whose translation MSLQIFNDKNVTGDKSTENCDFLFLPPELTGRSTVLRLSQKENVPPKSTAKAMKVTFQTPLRDPQTHRILSPSMSSQFELCFALDDTIGLENSHQIWTQKENQQFAKEVDTKTTNGIQQKPAVADANPPPGHLRPASEDRCSSRPTSAPLTSLGPSGSSQMLESPQHRAASPGQMSGSLGRSSEEGAHSSSSEWSVTSASDVLEDPPGTAPQDRPEDTPRAAGGGWGCISASSPTLPHGAHPQGARGEGPLAGLPGEAPARPEDASGPENTAPASPQEAEGAMSPRPQAEGASGRRADPSPGRPARLEFDFSDQASSERSPPPGTLGKRPGLKAPLRGPEAGQKEALTEASKGPILPPWGSHILDWDKLDDPSFDLSRGGGEAWPSQQPKSRSARPVAKQLSIGPMAAEDLPLSQQVPEASVDSMPLVTTSSGTTEATGEEGTTDSSGALAPSNSPGSEPSALPATPACPAPQRGPEPTMDPEEEHFRDPAEVLGVGAEVDYLEQFGTSSFKESALRKQSLYLKFDPLLKDSPQRPAAAAPKSSSMQVADAPSLEGPEVKLVELDSPGAAGVPVLCPPLCVLGPLQPPLGPIVDVLQYSQRDLDAAVEAVQKENLLLQSQCEALHAKNLEMGKIMDGFEGIVYQAMEEAQKQKELSKAEIQKVLKEKDQLATDLSSMEKSFSDLFKRFEKQKEAIEGYRANEESLKKCVQDYIVRIEKEGQRYQALKAHAEEKLRLANEEIAQVRSKAQAEALAFQASLRKEQTRIHSLETAVEQKTKENDELTRICDDLISKMEKI comes from the exons ATGAGTCTGCAGATCTTCAATGACAAAAATGTCACTGGTGACAAAAGTACAGAAAACTGTGACTTCCTGTTTTTACCACCAGAACTTACCGGAAGATCTACTGTTCTTCGTCTGTCACAGAAAGAAAATGTGCCACCCAAGAGCACTGCCAAAGCAATGAAG GTAACTTTTCAGACACCTCTGAGGGACCCACAGACACACCGAATTTTAAGTCCTAGCATGAGCAGCCAGTTTGAGCTTTGTTTTGCTCTGGATGACACCATTGGATTAGAAAACTCCCATCAAATCTGGACCCAGAAAGAGAA CCAACAGTTTGCTAAGGAAGTGGACACCAAAACAACCAATGGAATTCAACAGAAACCAGCAGTGGCTGATGCCAACCCACCTCCAGGGCACTTGAGACCAGCCTCTGAAGATAGGTGTTCCAGCAGACCCACCTCAGCTCCCCTGACTAGCCTGGGTCCCTCCGGCTCTTCCCAGATGCTGGAAAGTCCTCAACACCGAGCGGCATCCCCAGGACAGATGTCTGGGAGCCTTGGACGATCCTCCGAGGAAGGTGCTCACTCCTCCTCCTCAGAGTGGAGTGTCACGTCTGCCTCTGACGTCCTGGAAGACCCTCCTGGAACAGCGCCCCAGGATAGACCAGAGGACACCCCCAGAGCCGCTGGAGGAGGCTGGGGCTGCATCTCTGCTTCCTCACCCACCTTGCCACATGGTGCTCACCCTCAGGGAGCACGCGGAGAAGGGCCCCTCGCAGGCCTGCCTGGCGAAGCCCCAGCCCGCCCTGAGGATGCTTCTGGCCCCGAGAACACTGCCCCAGCCAGCCCTCAGGAGGCCGAGGGGGCCATGTCTCCACGTCCTCAGGCGGAAGGGGCCAGCGGCCGGAGGGCCGACCCCTCGCCAGGCAGGCCTGCGAGGCTAGAATTTGACTTCTCTGACCAGGCCTCCAGCGAAAGGTCACCCCCACCAGGGACCCTGGGGAAGAGACCTGGCCTCAAAGCCCCTTTGAGAGGGCCAGAAGCAGGGCAGAAAGAGGCCCTCACAGAGGCAAGCAAGGGTCCCATTCTGCCTCCCTGGGGATCTCACATCCTGGACTGGGACAAGCTGGATGACCCAAGCTTCGACCTGTCCAGAGGTGGTGGGGAGGCCTGGCCCTCGCAGCAGCCCAAGAGCAGGTCAGCCAGGCCTGTGGCCAAGCAGCTGAGCATTGGCCCCATGGCCGCAGAGGACTTGCCTTTGAGCCA GCAGGTGCCAGAAGCCTCAGTGGACAGCATGCCCCTGGTGACGACCTCATCAGGGACAACAGAAGCGACGGGTGAG GAGGGGACCACGGATTCTTCGGGTGCACTGGCCCCCTCCAACAGCCCAGGCAGCGAGCCCTCGGCCCTGCCTGCCACTCCGGCATGCCCTGCTCCTCAGCGGGGGCCAGAGCCCACCATGGACCCAGAGGAGGAGCACTTCCGAGACCCGGCCGAGG TTCTAGGCGTGGGGGCCGAGGTGGATTACCTGGAGCAGTTTGGGACATCCTCA TTCAAGGAGTCGGCCCTGCGGAAGCAGTCCTTGTACCTCAAATTTGACCCGCTCCTGAAGGACAGCCCTCAGAGGCCGGCAGCTGCAGCCCCCAAGAGCAGCAG CATGCAGGTGGCAGACGCACCTTCTTTGGAAGGTCCTGAAGTGAAGCTGGTGGAACTTGACTCCCCCGGAGCTGCAGGTGTCCCT GTGCTGTGCCCCCCTCTGTGTGTTCTCGGGCCCCTGCAGCCACCCCTGGGCCCCATCGTGGACGTGCTGCAGTACAGCCAGAGGGACCTGGATGCGGCA GTGGAGGCGGTTCAGAAGGAGAACCTGCTGCTGCAGAGCCAGTGTGAGGCCCTGCATGCCAAGAACCTGGAGATGGG GAAGATCATGGACGGGTTTGAGGGGATCGTGTACCAGGCGATGG AGGAGGCTCAGAAACAGAAGGAGCTCTCCAAAGCTGAGATCCAGAAGGTTCTGAAAGAAAAAGACCAACTGGCCACAGACCTGAGTTCCATGGAGAAGTCGTTCTCTGACCTTTTCAAGCGGTTTGAGAAGCAGAAGGAGGCGATCGAAGGCTACCGTGCG AACGAAGAATCGCTGAAGAAGTGTGTCCAGGACTACATAGTCAGGATTGAAAAGGAAGGCCAGAGGTACCAGGCACTGAAGGCCCACGCGGAGGAGAAACTCAGGCT GGCCAATGAGGAGATCGCCCAGGTCCGGAGCAAGGCCCAGGCAGAGGCCCTGGCCTTCCAGGCAAGCCTGCGGAAGGAGCAGACACGCATCCACTCACTGGAGACGGCTGTGGAGCAGAAG ACTAAAGAGAATGATGAACTGACACGGATCTGTGACGACCTCATTTCCAAGATGGAGAAGATCTGA